GAGACGCCGGAGTACAGCGCCATCAGCACCTCGCGGTCGCGGCTGGAGAGGTCGACGTTCGTCGACGACCGCTCCTCGCCCTTGCGCAGCCACGACTCGACGAATCGCATCCGGCTCGGGTCGCCCGCGACGTGCGTCTCGATGCTCGTCCCCTCGTCGTCGGTGTGTGACACCTCGATGACGGGCTTTTTGTCGCCGTTGACCGTGCGCTTCGCGGCGTCGAGGCCGCTGATGTCGTCGAGGTCGAACTTCACGAACGCGCCGCGCTCCAAGGCGGCGTTGAGCCCGTTCTCGTCTATCTTCACGCGGGCCTGCTCCCACTCCGTGTCCTGGACGACGCCCCCCTCGATCGCGGGGTGTTTCGCCATCACGGTCTTCTGGTCGAGCAGCGCGCGGTAGACGTCGCGCTCGAACGACTCGTGGTCCTTGGCGGCGACGAGCAGCACCTGCTCGCCCAGGTCGAAGCTCACGTAGTTGGAGACGCGCGCGACCGTCTGGTTCGCGTCGTGGCGGCCGCCGAGCCGCTCCAGCCGCGACAGCGGGACGGTCCGCTTCCCGTCGTTGCCGGCGAGGATCAGTCGCCGGTTCGAGAGGAGGACCCGTCCGGGCGTCCACGAGACGTCGCTCACCTTCCGGCCCTCGCGGACGGCGACCGCGAACTTCGCCTGCGTGTCGGTGACCTTGTACTCGTCTCCCTGCTGCGCCATTTAGGTCCCCCCCGCGCGGAGCTTCGAGACGGCCGAGAACACGCGCTTTCTGACGGCCTGACTGTCGTCGTCGGCGTACTCTTCGAGCCGGTTGAGCGTCTCCTGCCCGCCGATCTGCCCGAGGACGAACACCGCCTTCGCGCGGGCGTCCTCGGGATGCTCGGGACCCAGCTTGTCGAGCAGGCGGTCCTCGACGACCGGCCCGCCGAGGCTCTTGAGGCTCGTGGCCGCGAACTGCGCGGTCTGGGGGTCCTCGTCCGCGAGCGCGTCCGCGAGCGCCTCCACCGCCGTCGACGTGTCCGGGTCGGCCACCCGGCCGAGGATCCACGCCGCGTTCCGCCGCTGACGGGACTGCTGACCGTCGGTGAGGATCTCGACGAGCGGCTCGACGACGGTCGCGTCGTCCGCCGCCTTCAGCTCCGAGACGACCTGGTCGCGGACCGCGTGGCTCTGCTGGGTCGGCACGTTCGACAGCAGTTCTATCACCGAGTACACCGCCGCGTTGCGGACGACGGCGCTCTCGTCTCCGAGCGCCCGCGCGAGCGGCTCGACCGGCTCCGGGTTGCTCGCCTTCCCGAGCGCGCCGGCCGCGATCCGACGGATCGACTCGTCGCCGTCGTCGAGCAGGTCCAGCAGCGGCGACAGCGCCTCGTCGGTCCCGATCGCTCCCAGCGCGTTCGCCGCCGCGCGGCGCACGCGCGAGTCGTCGTCGTCACCGAGCCGCTCGCGCAGCCCCGGCACGGCCCGCGCGTCCGCGAAGGTCCCGCAGGCCTGCGCCGCCCGGAGCCGGACCCGGGCGTCCTCGTCGTCCAGCGCGCCGACAAGCGGCTGGAGGCCGCTCGCGTCGTCGAGCCGTCCGAGCGCGTTCGCCGCGGCCATCCGGAGCTCCGGCCGGTCGGCCTCCAGCGCGCGCGCGAACTTTCGCGCCGTGACCCACTCGGCCTCGGAGTCGCTGCCGCCGCCGGTAAGCTCCTCGAGGAGCTGTTGGAGCGCCGCCTCACCGATCTCGTCGAGCGCGTCGACCGCCGCGCCGCGGACCTCGGGGTCGTCGTCGGTCGTCGCGGCGCGGAGCAGCCCGTCGACCGTCGGCTGGTCGCTCTCCTCGCCTATCTCACCGAGGAACTCCGCGGCGCGGCGCCGGACGGCCGCGCTGTCGCTGCCGAGCGCGTCCCGGAGGCGCTCCGCGTTCCCGTCCCGGGCGTGCTGGTACAGCGACATCAGCGCCTCCCGAACACCCGCCGTCGCTTGTCGATCGGTTCGTAGCGGTCGCTCCGGTTCGGGGGGACGCTCTCGGTCATCCCCAACACGAGGACGCCGTCCTCCGCGAGCGACGCCTCCAGCGTGTCGAACAGGGCCGCCTTGTGGTCGACGTCGATGTAGATCAGCAGGTTCCGGCACAACACCACGTCGAACGGGTCGCGGGCGCCGTCCCGGATCAGGTCGTGGGTCTCGAAGTCGACGAGCCGCTTGACGACCGGGCGCACGCTGAACGTGTCCTCCTCGCGCTCGACGTAGCGTTCGGGGTCGGAGAGCGGCTCCAGTTCCTCCGCGATGTCGGTGGTCCGCGTCGTGTGGTAGACGCCCTCGCGGGCGTTGTCGAGCGCCTCCTCGCTGATGTCGGAGCCGAGCACCTCGACGCGCGACTCGTCTATCTCGGGGTCGTCGCAGGCTAACATCGCGACCGAGTACGGCTCGCGGCCGTCCGCCGACGGCGCCGACCACACCCTGACGCGCCGCTGGTCCGCGGTGCGCTCCCGTAACACGTCGCGGAGCACGTCCCACATCTCCGGATTGCGGAAGAACTCCGTCACGTTGATCGTGAGCGCGTCCATCAGCGCCTGCCGCTCCTCCGCGTCCTCGCGGAGGATGCGCTCGTACTCGGCGTGCGACTCGGTGTCGCGCCGGCGCATCCGGGCCGTGATCCGGCGGTCGAGGTACGACTCGTTGTAGTACCCCGGCTCGAACGGGACCGTGTCGTCGATCTGCCGGAGCACGCCCTCGAACGGCGTCTCGTCGTCCGCCGACCCGCTCATAGGCTCACCACGTCGAGCACGGCCACGACGTCCCCGTCACCGAGGACGGCCGTGCCGCTGAGGCCGGGCGTCCCCGAGAGCGGGCCGTCGAGCGGTTTCACCACCACCTCCTCCTGGTCGAGCACCGCGTCGCAATGGAGCGCGACCTGTCGGGTCTCCTCGCGGATCCGGACGAGCATCCCCTGGTCCGTCCCGCCCGCGGCGCCGCCGTCGGTCCCCGGCCCGGCGTCGGCGGACCCGACGCCCTCGGGCCCGGCGGCGGGAGCCTCGTCGTCGACCGCGACGCCGCCGTCGGCGGCGGCGGTCTCCTCGGCGGCGGCTTCGGCCGCGGACGCGTCGGCCGCGGCCGGATCGATCTCTCCGAGCCGCTCGTTCAGCCGGACGACGGGGTAGAGGTCGTCCTCGTGTCTGACGACCTCGTCGCCGTGGACCTCCTCAACGTCGTCGGCGCGGGCGACCTCCGCGATCGATTTGATCGGAATGCCGTACTCCGTGCCGCCGACGTCGACGAACATCACCTTCACGATGGCGACGGTGACGGGGAGCCGGAAGCGGACGGTGCTCCCCTCGCCCGGCTCGCTCTCGATCGAGACGGAGCCGTCGAGGTCGCGCGCGGTCGTCCGGACCACGTCCATCCCGACGCCGCGGCCGGAGACGTCCGTGACCTCCTCCGCGGTGGAGAAACCGGGGTGGAACACGAGGTCGTACACCTCGTCGTCCTCCATCGCCTCGACCGCCTCGCGGCTCTTGACGCCCTCGTCGACCGCCTTGTCGCGGAGCTGGTCGGGGTCGAGTCCACCGCCGTCGTCCGAGACCTCGATGATCACGTGGTCGCGCTCGCGCTCGGCGGTGAGTTCGACGTGCCCGGTCGGGTCCTTCCCGGCCGCCTCGCGCTCCTCGGGCGGCTCGATCCCGTGATCGACCGCGTTCCGCAGGACGTGCACGAGCGGGTCGCGCATCTCCGTGAGGATCGTCCGGTCGAGTTCCACGTCATCGCCCTCTATCTCGAAGTCGATCCGCTTGTCGAGGTCCCGCGAGATGTCGCGGACGAGCCGCGGGAACGAGTCGGACACCTGCGAGAACGGGATGAGCCGCATGTCCATCGCGGTGTCTTGGAGGCTGGAGGCGAGCTTGTCCAGTTCGTCTAAGGCGTCGGACTCCGCGTCCGTCCCCTCTATCTCGCGGCGGAGCTTGATCCGGCTCGTCACCAGCTGCTCGACCAGCCCGTACAGCTCGTCGACCTGATCGACGTCGACGCGGATCGACTTGATCTCGTCGCCGGACTTGGAGTCGGCGCCGTT
The sequence above is a segment of the Halorubrum sp. 2020YC2 genome. Coding sequences within it:
- a CDS encoding HEAT repeat domain-containing protein, yielding MSLYQHARDGNAERLRDALGSDSAAVRRRAAEFLGEIGEESDQPTVDGLLRAATTDDDPEVRGAAVDALDEIGEAALQQLLEELTGGGSDSEAEWVTARKFARALEADRPELRMAAANALGRLDDASGLQPLVGALDDEDARVRLRAAQACGTFADARAVPGLRERLGDDDDSRVRRAAANALGAIGTDEALSPLLDLLDDGDESIRRIAAGALGKASNPEPVEPLARALGDESAVVRNAAVYSVIELLSNVPTQQSHAVRDQVVSELKAADDATVVEPLVEILTDGQQSRQRRNAAWILGRVADPDTSTAVEALADALADEDPQTAQFAATSLKSLGGPVVEDRLLDKLGPEHPEDARAKAVFVLGQIGGQETLNRLEEYADDDSQAVRKRVFSAVSKLRAGGT
- a CDS encoding CheF family chemotaxis protein, with amino-acid sequence MAQQGDEYKVTDTQAKFAVAVREGRKVSDVSWTPGRVLLSNRRLILAGNDGKRTVPLSRLERLGGRHDANQTVARVSNYVSFDLGEQVLLVAAKDHESFERDVYRALLDQKTVMAKHPAIEGGVVQDTEWEQARVKIDENGLNAALERGAFVKFDLDDISGLDAAKRTVNGDKKPVIEVSHTDDEGTSIETHVAGDPSRMRFVESWLRKGEERSSTNVDLSSRDREVLMALYSGVSPFEIPSFLGMDVDDVEETFERLVDLEVVEEVRIRREVALNSRGRNIASEAMNEQ
- a CDS encoding protein-glutamate O-methyltransferase CheR; amino-acid sequence: MSGSADDETPFEGVLRQIDDTVPFEPGYYNESYLDRRITARMRRRDTESHAEYERILREDAEERQALMDALTINVTEFFRNPEMWDVLRDVLRERTADQRRVRVWSAPSADGREPYSVAMLACDDPEIDESRVEVLGSDISEEALDNAREGVYHTTRTTDIAEELEPLSDPERYVEREEDTFSVRPVVKRLVDFETHDLIRDGARDPFDVVLCRNLLIYIDVDHKAALFDTLEASLAEDGVLVLGMTESVPPNRSDRYEPIDKRRRVFGRR
- a CDS encoding chemotaxis protein CheA; the encoded protein is MDSHRAAFVAEAEDGITDLNNALLALEADPEDAEAMDDVFRVAHTLKGNAAAMGYEDVSDFGHALEDLLDAVRQGDREVTPELMDLLFEGVDTVEAMVDEIAETGEVSTDPSDLESRLREMEEHGTVGGGDGDDGDGDADGDADAADEPAAEADGEGDADGDGGDDAPDVSVPESPADAADLPDPVAYADVTIGDAQMPGVDAALVLQAIDEQFDGHATEPAPEALEDGEYDERFDAFVGGADPGVVEEGLRALTQVEAVTAVAVDGSGDADASSEPSSADAERSDADAEQSDADAASAEAAAEDAAEAVEESAETATGDETEDEADGDDSAETESSPSGGADPKSGADPNGADPKSGADPNGADPKSGADPNGADSKSGDEIKSIRVDVDQVDELYGLVEQLVTSRIKLRREIEGTDAESDALDELDKLASSLQDTAMDMRLIPFSQVSDSFPRLVRDISRDLDKRIDFEIEGDDVELDRTILTEMRDPLVHVLRNAVDHGIEPPEEREAAGKDPTGHVELTAERERDHVIIEVSDDGGGLDPDQLRDKAVDEGVKSREAVEAMEDDEVYDLVFHPGFSTAEEVTDVSGRGVGMDVVRTTARDLDGSVSIESEPGEGSTVRFRLPVTVAIVKVMFVDVGGTEYGIPIKSIAEVARADDVEEVHGDEVVRHEDDLYPVVRLNERLGEIDPAAADASAAEAAAEETAAADGGVAVDDEAPAAGPEGVGSADAGPGTDGGAAGGTDQGMLVRIREETRQVALHCDAVLDQEEVVVKPLDGPLSGTPGLSGTAVLGDGDVVAVLDVVSL